In Candidatus Defluviilinea gracilis, the genomic window GAACTTCCTGAACGCGGCGAAGATTGAAGTGGTGCAAAAAGAATTCAACATGGTATAAAAAGTGACTGTCACCTTTCAGGTGACAGTCACTTCGTTTACTCGCCCGGGATCATCAACCACAACAGCAAGTAGATCAAAACCCCAGGCACGCCGCCAGGGATGAAGGCGATCAGCATCCCCAGTCGGAACCAGAACGAACTGATCCCGAAGAAGTCCGCCAACCCGCCGCACACTCCCGCCAACATTCGGTTGCTCCGCGAACGCCGCAGGGCTCTCTTTTGATTTGCGATCATTTTTGCTCCTTTTCACCTTTTCTACGCAAGTCAAATTCAAAAGTAGCAATCCGAATATCCCTGAGTTGCAATACAACTTTTGGCTTGATGACCCATTGGGAGAGTTTTATTCTCTATGGCTAAATCGAATCTGACCAGGCTGAACAACCACAAACGCATTAACCAATTCGTCACCATGCCGTTCCACCAATTGCAAGACTGACTGCCCAAGTTTGGAACGAACATTGTTGGGATAACGAATAAGAATCACCCCCGCAGAAACAGCATGGCTGGCGAACACCAGCCAGCCAAAATCCTTGTCTTCGGTCAACAGAATCCGATTCTCGCGATACGACTGCTCGATCAATTCGCGGTCATCGGAGCGTTACATGTATTCACCGACTGCTAGAACATCATACCCCTTGGAACGCAAAGCGCGGACAACGGCAAAGTCACAACTTTCATCCGCGAGAAATCGCAGATCGCTCATACCGCGGTCGCGAGAATAATCGTTTCGTGCGCCAATGCGCTGGCGGCATAGATTAACGCCGCTTGAATATCAAGTTTTGTCAAGCGCGGATAAGCGTCCAGCAGATCGGTTTCGGTCGCGCCTTCGCTCAATTTACGGAGAAGCAACTCGACAGGGATTCGCGTCCCTTTGATAACGGGCTTTCCCAACATCACCGCAGGGTTGACTTCGATCCTCGCAAGAAATTCTTCAGGCATAGGTTCGCTCCTTTCAATAAACACGGCGATTATACCAAGAAGAAATTCCTATTTTCCACCCATCTTCCTGCTTATGGTTTGATTGTAGCGAATCCCAGAAACCCACTTTCCACTTTCTTCTTTCCAGTCAGGTTATAATCAAAAGTAGCAAGCCAAACTACCCCTGAGGTATAAAACAACCATGAGAGCATGATCTACTCCTCCACCCCCAGTTCCAAAGCAAAGCAAGCCGTTGCCGACGTTTCGCACACCCCCTTCTGGCTCGACGACCCAGCCAAACCCAACCCCGAACCGCCATTAACTCAAAATATTTCCACTGACCTGCTCATCATCGGCGCAGGTTATACCGGCTTATGGACCGCCCTGCTCGCCAAAGAGGAAGACCCGAATCGCGACATCCTCATCCTCGAAGCGGGCGAATCCGCCATCGGCGCCAGCGGGCGCAACGGCGGATTCATGGACGCGTCCATCACGCATGGATTCGTCAACGGGCAGGCGCAATGGTCGCGCGAGATCAAAACGCTCCACGCGCTCGGTCTCAACAACCTCGCGGAGATCGAAACGACGCTCGCGCGCCTCAACATCGACTGCGATTACCAGCGCACCGGCGAGATTGACCTCGCCACCGAGCCTTATCTTCTCGAAACATTTCGTGAAATCATCGAACTCGCAAAGCAATACGACATCCATTTCGAGTTTCTCGACCGCGACCAAATCCAGCGCGTCGTCAAATCGCCCATCTTCCTCGGCGGGATCAAACGATTCGATTCGTCCATCGTCAACCCCGCGCACCTCGCATGGGGACTTCGACAAGCCTGCTTGAATCTCGGCGTGCGGTTATATGAACACTCGCCCGTCACACAATTGATCGAAGAAAAAAACAAAGTCATCGCGCGCACATCCCACGCGAAAATTACGGCGAACAAAGTCGCGCTCGCTACCAACGCCTTTCCCCCGCTCATCAAAGAGATCAAGCGTTACGTTGTCCCCGTCTACGATTACGCGCTGATGACCGAACCGCTCACCGCCTCGCAACGCGACTCCATCGGCTGGCGCGGGCGCGAGGGACTCAGCGACGGCAACAATCAATTCCATTATTTCCGCACAACGATTGATGGTCGAATCCTCTGGGGCGGATTCGACGCCGTCTATCATTGGAATAACGGATTCGGGAGTCGCCTCGAAAACCGACCCGCTTCGTTCGCCCTTCTGGCTGACCACTTCTTTCAAGCCTTTCCCTCCCTTGAAGGGACTCGCTTCACCCACGCCTGGGGCGGAGCGATCGACACCTGCTCGCGCTTCAGTCCGTTTTGGGGGACGACGCATCACGGCAAGACCGCTTACGCGATGGGCTACACCGGACTCGGCGTTGGCGCGACTCGCTTCGGGGCGCAAGTGATGCTCGACATTCTCGGCAACAAGAAAACCGAACGAACCGAACTGGAGATGGTCCGCACCAAACCGATTCCCTTTCCGCCCGAACCGTTGCGTTCCATCGGCATCAACCTCTCGCGCTGGTCGCTGGCGCAGGCAGATAAGAATCAAGGCAAAGAAAATCTCTGGCTCAAAGCCATGGACTTGTTCGGTCTTGGGTTTGATAGTTGATAGAATCCGTTCAGTCCGCAGTTGAACTGCGGAGGCATCAACGTTGTCCCCTTGGAAAAAACCTGGGGCTGTCTAAAAAGGGGAGGACAGCCCCTCCTCAGTTGGGGAAAAGTTTAATACAATAGGGAGATGAACAACCGAAACCTCACCTTCAAGCCGTACGCAATGGAGCAGTTGAGTCTGCTGCCGCCGAGTTTGGAAGAATTGATCCCTGAAAAACATCTGGTACGGGTGGTCAATCGCGTCGTGGATGAGCTGGACATCGAGCCGCTTTTAGCAAAATACAAAGGGGGCGGGACGAGCAGTTATCATCCGCGCATGATGTTGAAGGTGATTGTGTATGCCTACACCCAGAAGATCTATTCGTCGCGGAAGATCGAAAAAGCGCTGTGGGAGAATATTGGCTTCATGTGGATCAGCGGGGGCACCGGCCGGACTTTCACACGATCAACAACTTTCGGAGCGACACGTTGAAGGAAGCGGTGCGGAAAGTGTTCGCTTCGATGATGGAGCTTCTGGTGGAAGAGGGCTACGTGAAGATGGAGAATTACTTTGTGGATGGGAGCAAGCTGGGCGCCAACTCCAACCCGCACAAAGTGGTGTGGGCGAAGAAGACGCAGAAATACAAGGAGAAACTACAACAGCAAATTCAGGCGTTGCTGGATGAAATCGAGCAGGTGAACGAACGCGAGAATGCAGTATACGGGGAGGAAAACCTGGGAGAACTGGGCGAGCAAAGCGAGTTGACGGCCAGAAGGTGAAGCGGAAAGCGGCGGAGATCAACGCCCAGTTGAAGGGAAAAGCCGCTGACGCGGAACAGAAAAAGGCAATGAAGAAATTGGAGCAGGAGGATGTGCCGCGTTTGGGAAGTACGAAGAGCAAGAACGCATTCTGGCGGGACGCAACAGCTATTCAGAAACCGACCCGCAGGCCAGCAGTCTGCGCATGAAGGAAGGCCGGGCGGCGCGCAAGCCGCTGGCGCGCCAGCTTATAACGTGCAAATAGGAACCGAAGGACAGTTTGTGGTGGGCTATAGCCTCCACCAACAAGCCGACGATACCAGTTGCTTCATTCCCCATATGCAACAACAGCAGTTTCCGCAGGGCAAACAATTCAAAAACGTGTCTGGCGACGCAGGCTACGGCAGCGAAGAAAACTATGCCTATTTGGAAAAGCACGGCATGGGGAACTACCTCAAATACAACACCTTCCACCAGGAGCAACACCCGCCGCGCAAACCCGAACTGCTTGAGAAGATGCGCTTCAAGTCAACCTGCTTTCCCTACGATCAGGACAAGGATCAGTTCGTGTGTCCCGCCCACCATCGCATGGTCTATATCGAAACCAAACCCTACCAATCCAAAAACGGCTTCTTATCTGAACGGCGGGTTTATGAATGTTTGGAGTGTGCCGCCTGCCCTCTCAAACCCAAATGCACCAAAGCCAAAGGCAATCGCCAAATGCAAGTCGGATTTGAACTCCGCC contains:
- a CDS encoding transposase, producing MCRVWEVRRARTHSGGTQQLFRNRPAGQQSAHEGRPGGAQAAGAPAYNVQIGTEGQFVVGYSLHQQADDTSCFIPHMQQQQFPQGKQFKNVSGDAGYGSEENYAYLEKHGMGNYLKYNTFHQEQHPPRKPELLEKMRFKSTCFPYDQDKDQFVCPAHHRMVYIETKPYQSKNGFLSERRVYECLECAACPLKPKCTKAKGNRQMQVGFELRRYRQQAKDNLLSEQGMACVNYKH
- a CDS encoding PspC domain-containing protein; translation: MIANQKRALRRSRSNRMLAGVCGGLADFFGISSFWFRLGMLIAFIPGGVPGVLIYLLLWLMIPGE
- a CDS encoding FAD-dependent oxidoreductase; this translates as MIYSSTPSSKAKQAVADVSHTPFWLDDPAKPNPEPPLTQNISTDLLIIGAGYTGLWTALLAKEEDPNRDILILEAGESAIGASGRNGGFMDASITHGFVNGQAQWSREIKTLHALGLNNLAEIETTLARLNIDCDYQRTGEIDLATEPYLLETFREIIELAKQYDIHFEFLDRDQIQRVVKSPIFLGGIKRFDSSIVNPAHLAWGLRQACLNLGVRLYEHSPVTQLIEEKNKVIARTSHAKITANKVALATNAFPPLIKEIKRYVVPVYDYALMTEPLTASQRDSIGWRGREGLSDGNNQFHYFRTTIDGRILWGGFDAVYHWNNGFGSRLENRPASFALLADHFFQAFPSLEGTRFTHAWGGAIDTCSRFSPFWGTTHHGKTAYAMGYTGLGVGATRFGAQVMLDILGNKKTERTELEMVRTKPIPFPPEPLRSIGINLSRWSLAQADKNQGKENLWLKAMDLFGLGFDS
- a CDS encoding transposase; translation: MNNRNLTFKPYAMEQLSLLPPSLEELIPEKHLVRVVNRVVDELDIEPLLAKYKGGGTSSYHPRMMLKVIVYAYTQKIYSSRKIEKALWENIGFMWISGGTGRTFTRSTTFGATR
- a CDS encoding DUF433 domain-containing protein; the encoded protein is MPEEFLARIEVNPAVMLGKPVIKGTRIPVELLLRKLSEGATETDLLDAYPRLTKLDIQAALIYAASALAHETIILATAV